One window of the Chryseobacterium sp. CY350 genome contains the following:
- a CDS encoding DUF3829 domain-containing protein yields MKKIIVFALAITVSTAATSCKKGMDKLGNVVMKAGENNSQAIIDFNNDFLDSYKNSTRHIEGIVKYAESALTKAKGGDVMIMPIVISSLDYSLSKIKEVPTGFENDREIIETTFNTYKAKKESIEKKYEELKSYMTSEDYKDDKGAKAEALKKEIDAEAQDFFTAGESILIKIKPATDAAEEVILKDHPMKNFIVSSKSLMNSMDSVMDVLDKQYQNGFNEAEAQKKYDEFAKAVETNAAKTFDVKDPQYAHKKSQFESLNKGASEFLDQFRKLIRDSKSSGKIEDSNIRTMDSAYESVLNSYNSFVK; encoded by the coding sequence ATGAAAAAAATAATTGTATTTGCACTCGCCATAACGGTGAGTACAGCCGCTACGAGCTGTAAAAAAGGGATGGATAAACTGGGAAACGTAGTCATGAAAGCAGGAGAAAACAATTCTCAGGCAATTATAGATTTTAATAATGACTTTTTAGATTCTTATAAAAATTCTACAAGGCATATTGAAGGCATTGTAAAATATGCAGAATCTGCCCTTACCAAAGCAAAAGGCGGCGATGTAATGATCATGCCGATTGTAATAAGTTCGCTCGATTACTCTTTAAGTAAAATAAAAGAAGTTCCTACAGGATTTGAAAACGACAGAGAAATTATTGAGACCACTTTCAACACCTACAAAGCCAAAAAAGAAAGCATTGAAAAGAAATATGAAGAGCTGAAATCTTACATGACGTCAGAAGACTATAAAGATGACAAAGGCGCAAAAGCTGAAGCTTTGAAAAAAGAAATTGATGCCGAAGCGCAGGATTTTTTCACGGCGGGTGAAAGTATCTTAATTAAAATAAAACCTGCAACAGATGCAGCAGAAGAAGTAATCCTCAAAGATCATCCGATGAAAAACTTTATCGTTTCATCTAAAAGCCTGATGAATTCTATGGATTCTGTGATGGATGTGTTGGATAAGCAGTATCAGAATGGTTTTAATGAGGCAGAAGCGCAGAAAAAATATGACGAGTTTGCAAAAGCCGTAGAAACTAACGCAGCAAAAACTTTCGACGTAAAAGATCCTCAGTACGCACACAAAAAATCTCAGTTTGAAAGCTTGAATAAAGGTGCTTCAGAATTTCTTGATCAATTCAGAAAGCTGATCAGAGATTCAAAATCGTCCGGAAAAATAGAAGATTCGAACATCAGAACGATGGATTCTGCTTATGAATCTGTCTTAAATTCTTACAATTCATTCGTGAAATAA
- a CDS encoding type VI secretion system baseplate subunit TssF — MNLDQNIYSKESVKARMLQNATKVWGLKSPQSLDPFVKLLIDAFSTEVFKANNEIQTVNARILEKLAKLLTPSIYTHPIPAHAVAYTMPFESSEILLEHTEFFFRKQMNSTIKSESDKQLNIPFTPIGSIRTNKIQTSIMFVGNTCYSIDESLNKIPISRFQGKPSDYRKVTVGIDVSKYTNEKFPRSLAIYCSNPAFEHLDYVYKLLPYVKVSSNGNPLFVKEGITYLKKEQSEGYEQLFHEQSIQTKIIEDIKSIYHHKFIEVAGLSRDLFSEQGKLPEDLDFLNGREEIEKYINGKSILWLTFEFPPQFSAEILDNFTFVLNAFPIYNRGWKKTEYSLDIMGNNIPLITDEGEHFLYVDEVQDGDGRKYTEIPFTPSDDLKKGLYTVRKGGMERFNNRNAVDMISHVLELTRDEIAAFSLLNRDNVKGMLSEMSDKMKSMVQKVNNAKRNIRQELNYVIMEPVEKTDHTYASFWITHCTFANHMRPGTELSNQIKSQTLVLVTETIGGAEEQKGTDSIQAYKYALTTRDKIISLEDVKSYVRMVLKDELKDVRVKRGTMISIKPKEGFVRTVDVEVVPQNYSFYGRVYWENMANILRNQIVSKAIDGIEYRVMITNEDTDFFEN; from the coding sequence ATGAATTTAGATCAGAATATCTATTCGAAAGAATCTGTAAAAGCCAGAATGTTACAGAATGCTACCAAAGTCTGGGGATTGAAAAGTCCGCAATCGCTGGATCCATTCGTAAAACTTCTCATTGATGCTTTCAGTACAGAAGTTTTTAAAGCTAATAATGAAATTCAAACCGTCAATGCAAGAATTTTAGAAAAACTGGCGAAGCTTTTAACGCCTTCAATTTATACGCATCCTATCCCGGCGCATGCTGTTGCTTACACGATGCCTTTTGAGTCGTCAGAGATTTTGCTTGAGCATACAGAGTTTTTCTTCAGAAAACAGATGAATTCTACCATAAAGTCGGAATCAGACAAACAGCTCAACATACCTTTTACACCTATAGGAAGTATCAGAACTAATAAGATACAGACTTCCATTATGTTCGTCGGAAATACCTGTTACAGTATAGACGAGAGTTTAAACAAGATTCCTATTTCCAGATTTCAGGGAAAACCGTCTGATTACAGAAAAGTTACGGTAGGGATTGACGTTTCAAAATATACAAACGAAAAGTTTCCGAGATCGCTTGCAATTTATTGTTCTAACCCCGCGTTTGAGCATTTGGATTATGTATACAAGTTGCTACCATACGTTAAAGTTTCCAGCAACGGAAATCCATTGTTTGTAAAAGAAGGCATCACATATCTTAAAAAAGAACAATCTGAAGGATACGAACAGCTTTTTCATGAGCAGTCGATTCAGACAAAAATTATTGAAGATATCAAAAGTATTTATCATCATAAATTCATTGAGGTTGCGGGCCTGTCTAGAGATTTGTTTTCAGAACAGGGGAAACTTCCTGAGGATTTAGATTTTCTGAATGGCAGGGAAGAAATAGAAAAATACATCAACGGAAAATCTATTCTTTGGCTGACATTTGAGTTTCCGCCGCAGTTTTCGGCTGAGATTTTAGATAATTTTACTTTTGTTCTTAATGCTTTTCCTATTTACAACCGTGGCTGGAAAAAAACAGAGTACAGTCTCGATATTATGGGAAACAACATTCCTCTAATCACCGATGAAGGTGAGCATTTTCTCTATGTAGATGAAGTGCAGGATGGCGATGGCAGAAAGTATACAGAAATTCCGTTCACGCCATCAGATGATTTAAAAAAAGGTCTATACACCGTCAGAAAAGGAGGAATGGAAAGATTTAATAATAGAAATGCCGTAGATATGATTTCTCATGTTCTTGAACTTACAAGAGATGAAATCGCCGCTTTCTCATTACTAAACCGGGACAATGTGAAAGGTATGCTGAGCGAAATGTCTGATAAGATGAAATCTATGGTGCAGAAAGTAAATAATGCCAAAAGAAACATCAGACAGGAACTCAATTATGTCATCATGGAGCCTGTGGAAAAAACTGACCACACATACGCTTCCTTCTGGATTACCCATTGTACATTTGCCAATCATATGAGACCGGGAACCGAACTTTCAAATCAGATCAAATCTCAAACTCTGGTACTCGTCACCGAAACAATAGGCGGCGCCGAAGAGCAGAAAGGTACAGACAGCATTCAGGCATATAAATACGCTTTGACGACCAGAGATAAAATAATTTCTCTTGAAGATGTAAAAAGCTACGTAAGAATGGTTCTGAAAGATGAATTGAAAGACGTGCGTGTAAAAAGAGGAACAATGATCAGCATCAAACCGAAAGAAGGCTTTGTAAGAACCGTTGACGTTGAGGTTGTTCCGCAAAATTATTCGTTTTACGGCAGAGTGTATTGGGAAAATATGGCAAACATTCTCAGAAATCAAATCGTTTCAAAAGCAATAGACGGAATAGAGTATCGTGTAATGATCACCAATGAAGACACCGATTTTTTTGAAAATTAA